DNA from Streptomyces sp. Edi4:
ACGGAACCTTGTCCGACCGGACCTTTGCTTTGCGTCGGCGACCTGGGCGACGTGCCCCTCGGGGATCAGAGGCCTTCCACCACGCTCCTGCGTGTCCCCGTCGACCGGGCGACCGGACCGGGACCTGGGGGCCTGGCCTCTCGGATCCCCCGCTCCGCCCACCGACCACGCCCCTCCATGAGACGGAGCGGCGCCCGACCCGGCCGCCTGGCCCCTGACGGGCGAAAAGCTCCTTCCCGCAGTCCTCGGGCCGCGCGTGAGGGAACAGCGAGAGCCGTCGAGGACCCGGCGGGTTCCTCCGGGAACGCCAAAGGCGCGGGTTAAAACGTTTCTGCGCAGGGAACTGCTGGTGGGGCGGGTGGGACTCGAACCCACGGCCGACGGATTATGAGTCCGCTGCTCTAACCGGCTGAGCTACCGCCCCTTTACGGCGCGTCGCGCACATGTGTGCGCGCCGTCTGCCGCAGCATAGCCGCTCATACGATCTCCTGCCTCGGATGGTCGGCTTCGCACGCCCATGAGGACTTCGCGGGGATCCCGGCGGTTCCACCGGATACGAAAAAGGACCCCGAAGGGTCCGATTCCGCTGCTCTCCCGACTGGACTCGAACCAGTAACCTGCCGGTTAACAGCCGGCTGCTCTGCCAATTGAGCTACAGGAGACCGAGCTCCCCCGACTGGACTCGAACCAGTAACCTGCCGGTTAACAGCCGGCTGCTCTGCCAATTGAGCTACAGGGGAATGTCTCGTCGCCTCGAACGTACCCACCTGGGGTGACCCCGGGCGGCGTGCGTTCGCTGCGACACATACATTAGCGCAAGCAGGGGGGTGCTCCGCCAATCGGTTCCGCCCCGGGTGATCACGGGGCTGCGCGGGTAGGCGCGGCTCACACGCTAGGGAAGGGTGACCGCCATGCGATACCGGCTCTCGTTCGCCGCCGGAATGGCTCTTGGATACGTGCTCGGGACCCGGGCCGGCCGCGAGCGCTACGAGCAGTTGAAGAAGTCCGCGCGCCAGGTGGCGCAGAACCCCGCCGTGCGCAACACCGCCGAGTCGGCCGCGCAGACCTCGCGGGACGTGGCGGGCAAGGCGTTCCACGCGGTGAGCGAGAAGGTCGGGGACAAGGTGCCGGCCTCCGTGGCCGGCCGGGTGCGCTCCCTGCGCGAGCGCGGTCAGGGCGGCGAGGACGACTGGGGCACCAGCAACACCTGACGCACCGGCAACACCTGACGCGCCGACGACGCCCGCGGCGCGGGACGCCGCCCTGGCCGGGCGGCAGCGTTGTCCCGGCCACTGCCGTCCCGGCCGCCCCGCCCGTGCGGCAGAATCGGGGCCATGGGGATAGTCGCCGGTCTTGACAGTTCTTCCGCCTTCACGCGCATCGTCGTCTGCGACACGGACACGGGCGCCGTTCTGCGCCAGGGGTACGCCCCCCACCCGGTCGAACCCAAGGCCACGGAGGTCGATCCGCAGGCGTGGCTGCTCTCGCTCGGGGAGGCGGCGAGCGGCGGGCTGCTCGAAGGGGTCGAGGCGATCGGCGTCTCGGCCCAGCAGCACGGGCTGCTGCCGCTGGACGGCGCGGGCAATCTCGTACGTCCCGCGCTGACCGGCAACGACAAGCGGGCCCAGGTCTCCGCCGCCGATCTGGTGGACGGGCTCGGCAGCCGGGAGGCCTGGGCGCAGGCCGTGGGCTGTGTGCCGCAGGCCGCGCAGGCCGTGGCCAAGCTGCGCTGGATCGCGCGCAACGAGCCGGAGGCCGCCAAGCGCACCGTCGGTGTCCTCCAGGCGCACGACTGGCTGGTGTGGCAGCTGCTCGGCCGGCCGGCCCGGCGCACCACCGACCGGGGCGCCGCCTCCGG
Protein-coding regions in this window:
- a CDS encoding YtxH domain-containing protein; the encoded protein is MRYRLSFAAGMALGYVLGTRAGRERYEQLKKSARQVAQNPAVRNTAESAAQTSRDVAGKAFHAVSEKVGDKVPASVAGRVRSLRERGQGGEDDWGTSNT